A section of the Telopea speciosissima isolate NSW1024214 ecotype Mountain lineage chromosome 3, Tspe_v1, whole genome shotgun sequence genome encodes:
- the LOC122653667 gene encoding uncharacterized protein LOC122653667 isoform X2 → MSGAPEISELFAKLATHLQSEIPSTGNEEVADPAICSLNQSINLDDKSRVRVLDTALSLMCFKGPQTIVTVLSSSISCKVLHFQRHEFLLVGSSIPSHKCSELIRVCVDVLGKLESHEMLPHLLLHAVLRVATFASCYQSLLPFEHVFSVKASNKRDILVTELQQLMPKDISDNSHEIPLRLLLWYLNPLSLKHDISRVLQETVRRPFLSVNKELHDRMNWRSLIICLVLSPAMFIETRCLLHNWFLATGLASVLELQVELVSSILDVLARPMWWGISMEVGSKLPSSHAYFPSEHKLLVILTGPLSCKSFLHLIYLIMELFPGSKEYPDPTDMKIATARKVEMTNHKSIWAMLMDFPRWFYFAVGLLFTGKDWQESFLSKCTSMADIEQTHDVKAHSTAAARYLAWILTPSSEAHIDLLIKCFTETSRSWTLKQLGSGTHNNSTVGCKKRLKKPKFHDNHNDHAGSKKYDGQTIALWLKEFHDSYARYWSKTVNSSASTNVKAPHAIHLQQNCLFRRISLGILIGYSNYLDEEGCELLLHYAANGEILWSVETKTTGCKYMNRKIEGHDGNEGSIRCFEESGKWKEAVAGASLVFNLFDLIVDISTSVFEIEERCIEFIYQLKVKAVRYLVKCIKELLQFKTDENEGGVLMLMDLHSRLAWWRHQVPGILQCDSALDDVFSALNCKISSF, encoded by the exons ATGAGCGGAGCACCAGAAATTAGTGAACTGTTCGCGAAGCTCGCTACACACCTCCAAAGCGAAATTCCTTCTACTGGCAATGAAGAAGTTGCTGATCCCGCAATTTGTTCACTTAATCAATCTATCAACCTGGATgataaatctagggttagggttttggatacCGCACTCTCCTTGATGTGCTTCAAAGGACCCCAG ACGATTGTGACCGTTCTGTCATCCTCAATATCTTGCAAGGTTTTGCATTTTCAGAGACATGAGTTTCTTCTGGTCGGCAGCTCAATTCCTAGCCATAAATGTTCTGAATTGATCAGAGTGTGCGTGGATGTGCTTGGAAAATTGGAGAGCCATG AGATGCTTCCCCATTTGCTGTTACATGCAGTTTTAAGAGTGGCAACATTTGCATCGTGTTACCAGAGTCTACTACCATTTGAACACGTTTTTAGTGTAAAGGCAAGCAATAAAAGAGACATCCTGGTTACAGAGTTGCAGCAGCTTATGCCAAAAGACATTTCAGACAACAGCCATGAAATACCATTGAG GTTGCTTTTGTGGTACCTTAATCCACTGAGTCTGAAGCATGATATTTCAAGAGTTTTACAAGAGACCGTGCGAAGGCCTTTCCTTTCAGTAAACAAAGAACTGCATGATAGGATGAATTGGCGTTCGTTAATCATATGCTTGGTACTTTCTCCTGCTATGTTTATTGAGACAAGGTGCCTATTGCATAACTGGTTTCTAGCAAC GGGCTTGGCTTCTGTACTAGAGCTTCAAGTTGAACTAGTCTCATCAATACTGGATGTACTAGCCAGACCAATGTGGTGGGGTATATCAATGGAAGTGGGATCTAAGCTGCCATCTTCTCATGCATATTTCCCCAGTGAACACAAACTGTTGGTGATTTTAACTGGACCTCTGTCGTGCAAAAGTTTTCTGCATTTGATTTATCTTATAATGGAGCTGTTTCCTGGAAGTAAAGAATATCCAGATCCTACTGACATGAAAATTGCAACAGCAAGAAAGGTGGAAATGACAAATCATAAATCTATCTG GGCTATGTTGATGGACTTCCCACGTTGGTTCTATTTTGCTGTTGGCTTGCTTTTCACTGGAAAAGATTGGCAAGAGAGTTTCCTGTCAAAATGCACATCAATGGCGGACATTGAGCAAACACATGATGTAAAAGCACATTCAACTGCTGCTGCAAGGTACCTTGCATGGATTTTGACTCCCAGTAGTGAAGCCCATATTGATCTGCTGATTAAATGTTTCACTGAAACATCAAGATCATGGACTCTAAAACAACTTGGTTCAGGTACACATAACAATAGTACAGTTGGCTGCAAGAAAAGGCTCAAGAAGCCCAAATTCCATGATAACCATAATGATCATGCAGGCTCCAAGAAGTATGATGGCCAGACAATTGCACTCTGGCTGAAAGAATTCCATGACAGTTACGCAAGGTATTGGAGTAAGACTGTCAACAGTAGTGCATCCACAAATGTGAAAGCACCACATGCTATTCACCTCCAGCAAAATTGTTTATTTAGAAGAATTTCTTTAGGCATCTTGATTGGGTATTCCAATTATTTAGATGAAGAGGGATGTGAGCTGCTGCTTCACTATGCTGCAAATGGTGAAATCCTTTGGTCAGTGGAAACTAAAACTACTGGTTGTAAGTATATGAATCGGAAAATTGAAGGGCATGATGGCAATGAAGGCTCAATTaggtgctttgaagagagtgGTAAATGGAAGGAGGCCGTAGCAGGAGCTTCTCttgtttttaatttatttgatttaattGTAGATATATCAACTTCCGTATTTGAGATTGAAGAGAGGTGTATTGAGTTTATTTACCAGCTGAAAGTTAAGGCTGTCAGATACTTGGTTAAGTGTATCAAGGAGCTACTCCAGTTTAAAACTGATGAAAATGAAGGGGGAGTTCTGATGCTAATGGATCTTCACAGTAGATTAGCATGGTGGAGGCATCAAGTTCCAGGAATACTCCAGTGTGACAGTGCTTTAGATGATGTTTTTAGCGCCTTGAATTGTAAAATATCTTCCTTCTGA
- the LOC122653667 gene encoding uncharacterized protein LOC122653667 isoform X3, whose translation MSGAPEISELFAKLATHLQSEIPSTGNEEVADPAICSLNQSINLDDKSRVRVLDTALSLMCFKGPQVFNATVQYLVQTIVTVLSSSISCKVLHFQRHEFLLVGSSIPSHKCSELIRVCVDVLGKLESHEMLPHLLLHAVLRVATFASCYQSLLPFEHVFSVKASNKRDILVTELQQLMPKDISDNSHEIPLRLLLWYLNPLSLKHDISRVLQETVRRPFLSVNKELHDRMNWRSLIICLVLSPAMFIETRCLLHNWFLATGLASVLELQVELVSSILDVLARPMWWGISMEVGSKLPSSHAYFPSEHKLLVILTGPLSCKSFLHLIYLIMELFPGSKEYPDPTDMKIATARKVEMTNHKSIWAMLMDFPRWFYFAVGLLFTGKDWQESFLSKCTSMADIEQTHDVKAHSTAAARYT comes from the exons ATGAGCGGAGCACCAGAAATTAGTGAACTGTTCGCGAAGCTCGCTACACACCTCCAAAGCGAAATTCCTTCTACTGGCAATGAAGAAGTTGCTGATCCCGCAATTTGTTCACTTAATCAATCTATCAACCTGGATgataaatctagggttagggttttggatacCGCACTCTCCTTGATGTGCTTCAAAGGACCCCAG GTTTTTAATGCGACAGTCCAATATCTGGTGCAGACGATTGTGACCGTTCTGTCATCCTCAATATCTTGCAAGGTTTTGCATTTTCAGAGACATGAGTTTCTTCTGGTCGGCAGCTCAATTCCTAGCCATAAATGTTCTGAATTGATCAGAGTGTGCGTGGATGTGCTTGGAAAATTGGAGAGCCATG AGATGCTTCCCCATTTGCTGTTACATGCAGTTTTAAGAGTGGCAACATTTGCATCGTGTTACCAGAGTCTACTACCATTTGAACACGTTTTTAGTGTAAAGGCAAGCAATAAAAGAGACATCCTGGTTACAGAGTTGCAGCAGCTTATGCCAAAAGACATTTCAGACAACAGCCATGAAATACCATTGAG GTTGCTTTTGTGGTACCTTAATCCACTGAGTCTGAAGCATGATATTTCAAGAGTTTTACAAGAGACCGTGCGAAGGCCTTTCCTTTCAGTAAACAAAGAACTGCATGATAGGATGAATTGGCGTTCGTTAATCATATGCTTGGTACTTTCTCCTGCTATGTTTATTGAGACAAGGTGCCTATTGCATAACTGGTTTCTAGCAAC GGGCTTGGCTTCTGTACTAGAGCTTCAAGTTGAACTAGTCTCATCAATACTGGATGTACTAGCCAGACCAATGTGGTGGGGTATATCAATGGAAGTGGGATCTAAGCTGCCATCTTCTCATGCATATTTCCCCAGTGAACACAAACTGTTGGTGATTTTAACTGGACCTCTGTCGTGCAAAAGTTTTCTGCATTTGATTTATCTTATAATGGAGCTGTTTCCTGGAAGTAAAGAATATCCAGATCCTACTGACATGAAAATTGCAACAGCAAGAAAGGTGGAAATGACAAATCATAAATCTATCTG GGCTATGTTGATGGACTTCCCACGTTGGTTCTATTTTGCTGTTGGCTTGCTTTTCACTGGAAAAGATTGGCAAGAGAGTTTCCTGTCAAAATGCACATCAATGGCGGACATTGAGCAAACACATGATGTAAAAGCACATTCAACTGCTGCTGCAAG GTACACATAA
- the LOC122654766 gene encoding beta-galactosidase-like, protein MGSKFVMWNVLGTNAFLFLFLFSFCSSVSASVSYDEKAIIINGQRRILISGSIHYPRSTPEMWPDLIQKAKDGGLDVIQTYVFWNGHESSPGEYYFEDRYDLVQFIKLVKEAGLYVHLRIGPYVCAEWNFGGFPIWLKYIPGISFRTDNEPFKAAMQRFTYKIVDMMKVERLFESQGGPIIMSQIENEYGPVEYEVGDPGKAYTKWAAKMAVGLGTGIPWVMCKQDDAPDPVINSCNGFYCDWFSPNKAYKPKLWTENWTGWFTEFGGPVPHRPVEDLAFSVARFIQKGGSFVNYYMYHGGTNFGRTAGGPFIATSYDYDAPIDEYGLLKQPKWGHLKDLHKAIKLCEPALVSADPTVTSLGNYQEAHVFKSKSGACAAFLANYNSNSFAKVYFGNMHYNLPPWSISILPDCKYTVFNTARVGAQSAQMKMTPAGNGGFSWQSYNEETAIDADSSFTVVGLLEQINTTRDSTDYLWYMTDVKIDPDEEFLRNGQYPVLTAMSAGHALHVFINGQLSGTAYGSLENPKLTFSDGVNLRAGINKISLLSLAVGLPNVGTHFETWNAGVLGPVTLKGLNEGRRDLSWQKWSYKVGLKGEALSLHTLSGSSSVEWVEGSLVAQKQPLTWYKTVFNAPPGSEPLALDMNSMGKGQIWINGHSIGRHWPAYTASGTCGGCTYAGTYNEKKCQSNCGEASQRWYHLPRSWLNPTGNLLVIFEELGGDPTGISLVSRTVESVCADIFEWQPTLTSWHRQTSGMVQRPLRPKAHLWCAPGQKISSIKFASFGTPQGMCGSFQQGSCHAQKSYDVFEKRCIGQEICSVTIAPEVFGGDPCPSIMKKLSVEAVCS, encoded by the exons ATGGGTTCCAAATTTGTAATGTGGAATGTGTTGGGAACCAACGCGTTCTTGTTTCTGTTCTTGTTTTCGTTTTGCTCGTCTGTTTCAGCCTCTGTATCTTACGATGAGAAAGCCATTATCATCAATGGGCAGCGAAGGATCCTTATTTCGGGATCTATTCACTACCCACGTAGCACTCCGGAG ATGTGGCCGGACCTTATTCAGAAGGCCAAAGATGGAGGTTTGGATGTTATTCAGACCTACGTTTTTTGGAATGGGCACGAATCTTCTCCAGGCGAA TATTACTTCGAGGACAGATATGATCTGGTTCAGTTTATCAAACTAGTGAAAGAAGCCGGCCTTTATGTTCATCTTCGGATTGGCCCATACGTTTGCGCTGAATGGAACTTTGG AGGCTTTCCTATTTGGCTGAAATACATCCCAGGGATCAGTTTCAGAACAGACAATGAGCCCTTCAAG GCGGCAATGCAAAGATTCACATACAAGATTGTGGATATGATGAAAGTAGAAAGATTATTTGAATCTCAGGGTGGCCCTATAATTATGTCTCAG ATAGAGAACGAATATGGACCTGTAGAGTATGAAGTTGGTGATCCTGGTAAGGCTTACACGAAATGGGCAGCAAAAATGGCTGTGGGTCTTGGAACTGGAATCCCATGGGTCATGTGCAAGCAAGATGATGCTCCTGATCCCGTT ATAAACTCCTGCAATGGATTCTATTGTGACTGGTTCTCACCTAACAAAGCATATAAACCCAAGCTATGGACAGAAAATTGGACAGGCTG GTTTACTGAATTTGGAGGTCCAGTTCCTCACAGACCAGTAGAAGACTTGGCATTTTCAGTTGCAAGGTTTATACAGAAAGGTGGTTCGTTCGTTAACTACTACATG TACCATGGAGGAACAAACTTTGGGCGGACAGCCGGTGGTCCCTTCATTGCCACAAGCTACGATTATGATGCTCCAATTGATGAATATG GACTATTGAAGCAACCTAAATGGGGTCATCTGAAAGATCTGCATAAAGCCATCAAGCTGTGTGAACCAGCTTTAGTTTCTGCAGATCCAACTGTGACGTCACTTGGGAATTATCAAGAG GCTCATGTCTTCAAGTCAAAGTCTGGAGCTTGTGCAGCATTCCTTGCGAATTATAACTCAAATTCTTTTGCAAAAGTTTATTTTGGGAATATGCACTATAATCTTCCTCCTTGGTCCATCAGCATCCTTCCTGACTGCAAGTACACTGTTTTCAACACTGCAAGG GTTGGGGCTCAAAGTGCACAGATGAAGATGACTCCAGCAGGGAATGGAGGATTCTCTTGGCAATCATACAACGAAGAGACAGCTATAGATGCTGACAGTTCATTTACAGTAGTTGGGTTGCTGGAGCAGATAAATACTACCAGAGATTCCACAGACTATTTGTGGTACATGACAGA TGTGAAGATAGACCCAGATGAAGAATTTTTGAGGAATGGACAGTATCCTGTCCTTACAGCGATGTCAGCAGGTCATGCTTTGCATGTTTTCATCAATGGTCAGTTGTCAG GAACTGCCTACGGGagtttagaaaatccgaaattGACATTTAGTGACGGTGTGAATCTAAGAGCTGGCATTAACAAGATCTCCCTATTAAGTTTAGCTGTTGGCCTCCCG AATGTTGGCACTCATTTTGAGACGTGGAATGCTGGGGTGCTTGGCCCAGTTACATTGAAAGGTCTCAATGAGGGGAGAAGAGACTTGTCATGGCAGAAATGGTCttacaag GTTGGTTTAAAAGGAGAAGCTTTGAGTCTCCACACACTCAGTGGTAGTTCTTCTGTTGAGTGGGTAGAGGGATCACTAGTGGCTCAAAAGCAGCCTCTGACATGGTACAAG ACTGTTTTCAATGCACCACCTGGCAGTGAGCCACTGGCTTTAGATATGAACAGCATGGGAAAAGGTCAAATCTGGATAAATGGGCACAGCATTGGACGCCACTGGCCAGCATATACAGCATCTGGTACCTGTGGTGGCTGTACTTATGCTGGAACGTATAATGAGAAAAAATGCCAAAGTAATTGTGGAGAGGCCTCCCAAAGATG GTATCATCTCCCACGTTCATGGCTTAACCCAACCGGAAATCTATTGGTCATATTTGAAGAATTGGGTGGTGATCCGACTGGTATTTCTTTGGTCAGTAGAACAGTGGAAAGCGTCTGTGCTGATATTTTTGAATGGCAACCGACACTGACAAGTTGGCACAGGCAAACCTCTGGTATGGTTCAAAGACCCCTAAGGCCCAAGGCACATCTCTGGTGTGCACCAGGACAGAAAATCTCATCAATAAAGTTTGCTAGCTTTGGGACTCCACAAGGGATGTGTGGAAGCTTCCAGCAAGGCAGTTGTCATGCACAAAAGTCATATGATGTTTTTGAAAAG AGGTGCATTGGGCAGGAGATTTGCTCAGTAACTATAGCTCCTGAGGTCTTCGGTGGGGATCCATGTCCAAGCATCATGAAGAAGCTTTCGGTTGAGGCAGTCTGCAGCTGA
- the LOC122653667 gene encoding uncharacterized protein LOC122653667 isoform X1 encodes MSGAPEISELFAKLATHLQSEIPSTGNEEVADPAICSLNQSINLDDKSRVRVLDTALSLMCFKGPQVFNATVQYLVQTIVTVLSSSISCKVLHFQRHEFLLVGSSIPSHKCSELIRVCVDVLGKLESHEMLPHLLLHAVLRVATFASCYQSLLPFEHVFSVKASNKRDILVTELQQLMPKDISDNSHEIPLRLLLWYLNPLSLKHDISRVLQETVRRPFLSVNKELHDRMNWRSLIICLVLSPAMFIETRCLLHNWFLATGLASVLELQVELVSSILDVLARPMWWGISMEVGSKLPSSHAYFPSEHKLLVILTGPLSCKSFLHLIYLIMELFPGSKEYPDPTDMKIATARKVEMTNHKSIWAMLMDFPRWFYFAVGLLFTGKDWQESFLSKCTSMADIEQTHDVKAHSTAAARYLAWILTPSSEAHIDLLIKCFTETSRSWTLKQLGSGTHNNSTVGCKKRLKKPKFHDNHNDHAGSKKYDGQTIALWLKEFHDSYARYWSKTVNSSASTNVKAPHAIHLQQNCLFRRISLGILIGYSNYLDEEGCELLLHYAANGEILWSVETKTTGCKYMNRKIEGHDGNEGSIRCFEESGKWKEAVAGASLVFNLFDLIVDISTSVFEIEERCIEFIYQLKVKAVRYLVKCIKELLQFKTDENEGGVLMLMDLHSRLAWWRHQVPGILQCDSALDDVFSALNCKISSF; translated from the exons ATGAGCGGAGCACCAGAAATTAGTGAACTGTTCGCGAAGCTCGCTACACACCTCCAAAGCGAAATTCCTTCTACTGGCAATGAAGAAGTTGCTGATCCCGCAATTTGTTCACTTAATCAATCTATCAACCTGGATgataaatctagggttagggttttggatacCGCACTCTCCTTGATGTGCTTCAAAGGACCCCAG GTTTTTAATGCGACAGTCCAATATCTGGTGCAGACGATTGTGACCGTTCTGTCATCCTCAATATCTTGCAAGGTTTTGCATTTTCAGAGACATGAGTTTCTTCTGGTCGGCAGCTCAATTCCTAGCCATAAATGTTCTGAATTGATCAGAGTGTGCGTGGATGTGCTTGGAAAATTGGAGAGCCATG AGATGCTTCCCCATTTGCTGTTACATGCAGTTTTAAGAGTGGCAACATTTGCATCGTGTTACCAGAGTCTACTACCATTTGAACACGTTTTTAGTGTAAAGGCAAGCAATAAAAGAGACATCCTGGTTACAGAGTTGCAGCAGCTTATGCCAAAAGACATTTCAGACAACAGCCATGAAATACCATTGAG GTTGCTTTTGTGGTACCTTAATCCACTGAGTCTGAAGCATGATATTTCAAGAGTTTTACAAGAGACCGTGCGAAGGCCTTTCCTTTCAGTAAACAAAGAACTGCATGATAGGATGAATTGGCGTTCGTTAATCATATGCTTGGTACTTTCTCCTGCTATGTTTATTGAGACAAGGTGCCTATTGCATAACTGGTTTCTAGCAAC GGGCTTGGCTTCTGTACTAGAGCTTCAAGTTGAACTAGTCTCATCAATACTGGATGTACTAGCCAGACCAATGTGGTGGGGTATATCAATGGAAGTGGGATCTAAGCTGCCATCTTCTCATGCATATTTCCCCAGTGAACACAAACTGTTGGTGATTTTAACTGGACCTCTGTCGTGCAAAAGTTTTCTGCATTTGATTTATCTTATAATGGAGCTGTTTCCTGGAAGTAAAGAATATCCAGATCCTACTGACATGAAAATTGCAACAGCAAGAAAGGTGGAAATGACAAATCATAAATCTATCTG GGCTATGTTGATGGACTTCCCACGTTGGTTCTATTTTGCTGTTGGCTTGCTTTTCACTGGAAAAGATTGGCAAGAGAGTTTCCTGTCAAAATGCACATCAATGGCGGACATTGAGCAAACACATGATGTAAAAGCACATTCAACTGCTGCTGCAAGGTACCTTGCATGGATTTTGACTCCCAGTAGTGAAGCCCATATTGATCTGCTGATTAAATGTTTCACTGAAACATCAAGATCATGGACTCTAAAACAACTTGGTTCAGGTACACATAACAATAGTACAGTTGGCTGCAAGAAAAGGCTCAAGAAGCCCAAATTCCATGATAACCATAATGATCATGCAGGCTCCAAGAAGTATGATGGCCAGACAATTGCACTCTGGCTGAAAGAATTCCATGACAGTTACGCAAGGTATTGGAGTAAGACTGTCAACAGTAGTGCATCCACAAATGTGAAAGCACCACATGCTATTCACCTCCAGCAAAATTGTTTATTTAGAAGAATTTCTTTAGGCATCTTGATTGGGTATTCCAATTATTTAGATGAAGAGGGATGTGAGCTGCTGCTTCACTATGCTGCAAATGGTGAAATCCTTTGGTCAGTGGAAACTAAAACTACTGGTTGTAAGTATATGAATCGGAAAATTGAAGGGCATGATGGCAATGAAGGCTCAATTaggtgctttgaagagagtgGTAAATGGAAGGAGGCCGTAGCAGGAGCTTCTCttgtttttaatttatttgatttaattGTAGATATATCAACTTCCGTATTTGAGATTGAAGAGAGGTGTATTGAGTTTATTTACCAGCTGAAAGTTAAGGCTGTCAGATACTTGGTTAAGTGTATCAAGGAGCTACTCCAGTTTAAAACTGATGAAAATGAAGGGGGAGTTCTGATGCTAATGGATCTTCACAGTAGATTAGCATGGTGGAGGCATCAAGTTCCAGGAATACTCCAGTGTGACAGTGCTTTAGATGATGTTTTTAGCGCCTTGAATTGTAAAATATCTTCCTTCTGA